The DNA region tatatatatatatatatatatatatatatatataaaattaatttgcattgcCGTCAACCTCATTTGAACAacttaaaagtcattttatttatgtatttatttttttgcacaaagattGTTGCATCATTCAAATATCGTCTAATTGTAACAAACCAATTTATTCAGGTGATGCATATAAAgctcaattttgaaaaaaggaCCAGGGTCGCATATATGCatgcgtgtactgtgtatacatgtgtaaaatatttaaatacatttatattctcttattttatattatatatcagtatatttactataagcataacatatttaaatatatacagcagacacacaaacatttatttgggatgcagttaatcacaattaatctgttaattaatcacaattaaattgaaaaatgtatgtaaattgatgggttttttgcttaaagcaagaaaaagaaattgaCAATATGTAAGAATAAGTATATGAGAAAAAATGATCTCGTTTAATCCCATCcagcacaaaaatatatttctacaaatatttcccaatatacacaaaaaagtaatatattaaacatttatatttcacattttataatgtgataaatatatttgagaaaatatttacatttctatatatatatatatatatatatatatatatatatatatatatatatatatatatatatatatttttttttttctctgtaaacaaaacatgaatagaaataatattttctgaaaaaatacTATATGCTACCAAGAAATGTAAACactatatattcttttattttccagtttgtacgttatattcatttaaatgtattaaataaaaatatttaaaaatctctctctctctctctctctctctatatatatatatatatatatatatatatatatatatatatatatatatatatatatatatatatatatatatatatatatatattggccaGATAAGTTGTAcctgtatttaatcatttagctgTTTGTGCTggataataaataatcattttgcaGAAAAGGAGAAATATTTGGCACAAAATCGATGCCTAAAAGACACAAGTCATGGATAATTAGTGATTCTGCTAAAGCAAACTGGTAAAGATGAATCTTTCATACATATCACTTAACAGAGCAcgtaaaatgaaaacacagacGCCGCTTATGATGTCTAAATTTCCAGTTTCGTATTCGTTTGATCATCTGTCATAATTCCGCCTCCAAGCGTCGATGCGAAAATGAGACAAAACTGAGATTGCCTTGCAGACATAAAATGTCACAAACCGTCACAAACCGTGTTGTTTTAATTCCCGTTTAATATCACACCCCAGGCATTATTAAAGTGCTTCGTTTGTTGATTTAATCACTTAATCTTGTGGCGAGACACAAACGCACGTGCATCAAGTCTTCACACACCCAGCGCCTGATGTTCAGAGAATATAATAAGATAGGGAAGCTTCTGTTTGCTTGCGAGCACTGAATGCACTTCAGTAAGGTTTACTAGCCTACTGACATTTCAGAAAAGCTGTAAGAACCAACCTTGACCTTGAGTGcctgatgtgtttgttttcctgcttGATGACGATaactttgaataaatgtttaaacggCTGTAAAAACAGATCTTGAGGTGTTTTCGATGTAGTAAACGCAGGGATGTAATCGAggcaaatgtaataaattaataaaaattattcattaaaccTTTTCCCCcgtttaatatttgtgtgtactgtgtatgtttaatatatttaactatattaatggcatcaaaaataaatgttttttggaacatgtgtgttctgtttatatttattatataaatacactaataaatacacatgcatacatatatatatatatatatatatatatatatatatatatatatatatatataaatataaatataaatatatatatatataaaaatataaatatatataaaaatataaatatatatatatataaatatatatatatatatatatatatatataaatatatatatatatatatataaatatataaaaatatatatatataaatatatatatatatataaatatataaaaatatataaatatataaaaatatatatataaaaatatatatatataaatatatatatatatatatataaatataaaaatatatataaatatatatgatatatatacatatagatatatattagatatataaattatatgactaTAAATATGTGTATGACTATATAtgcattgtaaaaatgtttaaaatatatgctgtgtgtatttatatatatatatgtgtgtgtgtatatatatatatatatatatttattatgtgaacaaaaacatttatttgaatgcaattaataagTTGATAGCACtataatttacacaaaatatgcCTTGAAATTTTATGTATTGGTTAATTACGTAGCCTAAACGACAACGCATCATTAAAATGCtgcaatcaataaataaacagagtgtaatgataattttatgcaaaatgaCAATAACACAATTTAAGAAAATCGCACAGGATGAACTGTATATTTGCTGCATTTTAGTTTCAGAAcatcttttattaaatgatttggtTTTGCCGTTGCCTTCCTCACATCACAGTCCAGACACCGTAATCATAAACACGTCGATATTTTCCACGCACGTCGCAAACGACAACACAACACTGTTGTGAGCTTCAGTTACGgtaaaatgaaaggaaatcCATACCAACGTGCACCGGTCATCCCAGAGAGTGATGCTTGTCTTTAACAAAACTTACACGGAGCAATATAAAATTACAGGCTAAAATAAGTTagtgtttatttacaaaatccGTCGTTTCTACTCATGACGCTATTTACAGTCCTATACACGCGCGTCTTCGTCCCAACCGGAGATGCTGCAACGAGAACAAGGAGAAGCGGATCAGAAAAACATCTTTGTGCAGGTCGTACGCGTTGAAGCGCGCGGGATCTTACCTATAACACATTCAACAGAGAGTTCTGGACGTCTTCATAAACCTGGTTGTAGAGCTCGTCTTTTGTCCTCATTCCATCCAGATATTCTGCAGACACGAGTAGTCGAGTGATGAGTTACAGATTAATCGAAACGCTATTGGAAAAAGCCCGTTCCGGTCGACTTACGGATATCCAAGCCGCAGTTCTCCATCTCCAGCCTGTGCTTCAAGTACATGGGCCAAACGTGGCCTTCAAACAGACCGGGAGGGTCGGGAACGGTGTACGTTCTCGTACTGAAACGGACGAGACGGGCTCGTTGGGAAAAAACGGTATCATCGGCTTACTGTAAAACCACCGCgactttaaaaaacacagcCCTCACCTTCTTCTCCGTTTGCACTCCTCGTATGGAATGGTGACGTAGTAGCACTTGCTGTAGACGTCGAGCAAAGGCCTGGGGGGAGGGCGGGAAAGACAAATATAAACCACCGATCGTTGGATTCTACGAATTAAACCGGCGAGGCGCCTACTTGTAGTTGTAAAGAAGAAACCCCTCTACGATGAGGATGTGGATCTCGCTCTCCGGGTCCGAGCCGTCAGGTGCGGCTGAAACGGGCACGCCGTGGGATCGAGCGAACTTCACCGGGTTCTCCATCCAGCCCTTAACCGTGTTCACCATGGCGTCCATGTCCAAGGCGTCGATCACTAAACAGGGAGACAAAAGAGACGAGGCGTGTCTCGAGTGCTTGGACAGCGGAGGCTAGAATAATGCATTAGACTTTATCTATGCTAGTTGTCCTTTCTCATTTTTAGggatgttaataattaatataacagGACTGTGAGTCAAACTTACACCGCCGGTCTAAAGTCTGGACACACTTAGTCGCTTTTATACGCTGCATGTTTACAATGAGGATATTTTCGGATATAAGCGTGTCCGGGCTTTTGACGTGCGGTGCAAGAAAACAGTTTGGCTGGGTTTTAGGTTTACGTTACAGCAATGCAAACATCAGAAGGGTTATGGAAAGGTGGGAATACGTTACTGTTTCTCTTCCCACAGCGAAAGCCACTCTTACCATCCCATTGTTTAAAGCCGTCCTCCCCGAGCTCTATTTGATCTTGGGGCTGCAATAACAgtgaccagtaaaacaaaaaggtgTAGATGGCTCAGGCAGTGCTGGTCCCACCTGGACATGTGACGCCAAGCCCTCAGGCTAGTCTTCGATTTCAATCGTGTGCATGAAATTAATTTGGCAGCAGTGCGCAGTTACACTATGCGTTCGAGAGAGGAGCCCCCAATGACCGttaggaatgtgtgtgtgatgcgcTCGAGAGgtgttattaaatatacatcGATACGGGGCTGTGAAGGTTGCCAGATCCTCTTACATGCCACACAACGATAAATGCATGAGCAAGAGAATCGTATTAGTTGAATTAGGAGCGCAAATGAATGCCCGCTAGACTGCGCTGTGTCTTAGACACCTCGAAAGGCATTCATTTGCTGGGTCTTTGAGGTTGGCTGTCCAGGAGAACACCAGCATAGGGTTCATGAACCACAATATGGATCcataaatacaacaaatgaCTAAACGTCTTTACCTTTTTATCGTCCCTCGGAAATGACATTACTCCTAGTCTATTTAAAGCATTCAGACACTTAAATCAAACTCGGTCAATTTGCATCAGATGGCTTCGCTATCCAGAATGCAACGAGGTTTGGAGTTTGCCGTAAATGTCCGAATGCGTCTCACGGGATATGAATGAAACGCTGAAATAGTTTACCTTGAAAAAGTCGTCTTGATGTACGACACAACAGTTTGGTAAGTTCTTTATGAGTCTTCCCGTCAGAGTCGTCTTGCCTCCATTGGtcactctgaaacacacacacacacacacacacgtttattaAACAGTCACAGCGCTCCACAGAAGGTCAATATGTCCATCTCAAAGATTACTCACCCTCCTATTCCGATTATAAGCTTCATTCTGATCCTTTGTGATATTGGTCTTCCTAGCAAAGGAATCTCTTCCTTGAATTGCCAATAAAGTCGGGAATgctttcagtctctctctctctctctctctctctctctctctctctctctctttctcccagaATCTCCCTCTCTTTACTATTTCATTGATGGACTAGGCTTTCGCCTTCAATATATAGGCGGCTCGGCTTTGCGTCACGTCGACGTGGGTCGCCTGCCAATAAGGTCGCTCTCGGGGAACCAATCAGCGCGCGAGGCGTCTTGCTCGTTTGCATGTTGGCGCCGTTCCACCGGGCGCACCTGTCGCGCGACGTCCGTCGCCTCGCGCCGCTCCGAGGAGCGACGAAAGAGTGGAAAGATACCACCAAATCAAGCCAGCTCGCGCATAGTTTGCGTTTAACGCGCATCACGAGCGCTATCGAGACGAATTAAATCGGGGTAAACGAATAATAAACACCATCCGGGTTACAGACAGGAGTCACTATATAGCATTAAAGACGGATAGCTTTCATTAATCATAATCTGAAACATCATTGCTCATTTGTATGATAGGTCGTGTTTATGTGCATTGCTCTGATTATAAATGTAATCGTCAGGGTGCATTGTTATGTATATTATTACTTGCATTgctatgcatatttatatagtagtcaacatttgaagtggatcataATTCATCAAAGTTGTTCTAAGACAAGAATGGgtattagtttagttttaggGCAACAGGTTTCGACTATGTTTTCAGAGTACAATAAATCAGCCTTAATGCTGATTTAATACTAATTCATATTAACATCGAAGATGCATAATTTTGttagtatatattatacaattgtGTATGCTCataaatcagtttattaaagtattattgcTATACACGTGACCTGTGCTCCCTTCGCCATTGccattgtttgaaataaaagtttacatttaattatttagctaACACCTATCCAGTGTGTAACAATTAATAAAGCAGGCCTAGTGGtgaagcaataaataaataagtggtAGTAAAAAAGAGCgatatcattaaaaatcactataaaaataaagttttagagCTGTGATATAacatgcaatacaatatgacaatgatatatatatatatatatgcatatcatTATCATATTATACTGTATGTCATATGAcagctctgttttttttctgtatatatatatgcatatatataatatgtgtgatATGCACAGGCCTATATCTTCAGGAGCCTTGTTTCTACGCTCATCCTCTCTCATCATTTCAGCCCAGGATCATTTTACTCCGTGAGCTTCAGTCTGGCCAGGATCCCACGCGCGCTTGTTCACTTTCGACATCAACATCAAGCACAAACGCAGGACGCTTCGGACAGAGGACAGAGCTATTTCTGCTCGGCGCGCGTTCGGTTGTCAATCATTGCGTTACGGTGGCGCTCTCCACCTAAACGGAAGGGACGATTTCAGAGCCGAGCGTTAAATAAAGACGAGAGAGGCACGTGGTGCTTCAGGACGTTTCCTCTCATGACCGTCCTGATGAAATTGTTTCCAATTACTTGACCCGTCTCCTTGGCGCGGTGCGAGGGAACTTTTCTCCCGGACTGAGGTGAATAGTTCCATGCTTATCCAGCTCTCAGTAGACACCGCCATAGAGCTATATTTGGCATGATGTCTATGTGTGACACTGTACAAACGCTCCTGACGCAACTCACATAAATACCAGACTATCAACTTAATAGCAAACCACCCAATGCCAATAGCTCTGTTTCAAAACCATGTttgttgcatatatatatatatatatatatacacacacatacatatatatgagaATATACATGATAATTTGACAATTGTTTGCATCGAATATTAATccaattttaaatgacaacacTAACATTTCACTTCAAAATGATTGTTTCCACACTTGTTTCCACACTGAATATTCCATATTCTAATGTATTACATTCATGCAAGTTACGATTTATTATCTTTTAGTCATTCATAATTATCAGTCGTTTGACATTGAAGAGATAAACTTCAAAGCTTTCATCACTTCATGTGTAATTGTTTCcgggtaatatatatatatatatatatgtgtgtgtgtgtgtgtgtgtaagaaaatCAAAGCAAGTACATTTTTGAAGCTTTGAA from Puntigrus tetrazona isolate hp1 unplaced genomic scaffold, ASM1883169v1 S000000837, whole genome shotgun sequence includes:
- the nmrk2 gene encoding nicotinamide riboside kinase 2 isoform X1, with amino-acid sequence MKLIIGIGGVTNGGKTTLTGRLIKNLPNCCVVHQDDFFKPQDQIELGEDGFKQWDVIDALDMDAMVNTVKGWMENPVKFARSHGVPVSAAPDGSDPESEIHILIVEGFLLYNYKPLLDVYSKCYYVTIPYEECKRRRSTRTYTVPDPPGLFEGHVWPMYLKHRLEMENCGLDIQYLDGMRTKDELYNQVYEDVQNSLLNVL
- the nmrk2 gene encoding nicotinamide riboside kinase 2 isoform X2; this encodes MDAMVNTVKGWMENPVKFARSHGVPVSAAPDGSDPESEIHILIVEGFLLYNYKPLLDVYSKCYYVTIPYEECKRRRSTRTYTVPDPPGLFEGHVWPMYLKHRLEMENCGLDIQYLDGMRTKDELYNQVYEDVQNSLLNVL